In a single window of the Streptacidiphilus sp. P02-A3a genome:
- a CDS encoding class I SAM-dependent methyltransferase: protein MSSWDAETYGSRWSEIYDGLPWPGPDQAVDFLAKLAGNGPVLELAIGTGRIAVPLVERGIEVHGIDSSDEMTEKLREKEGGAGIPVTKADISAFKVEQSYSLAFLVLNTVYALQTQEAQLSCFASAAAALEPGGHFVVEAFMPDPTRFRRNSWTQVHDIGLDHVLIEADKHDPSTQQILEQHIHLNQGKVELFPAFLRYVWPSEMDLMARLAGMSLVERFGGWLGEPFNARSGNQVSVYRRDAV from the coding sequence ATGAGTTCCTGGGATGCGGAGACGTACGGAAGTCGCTGGTCGGAGATCTACGACGGACTGCCTTGGCCGGGCCCCGACCAGGCCGTCGATTTCCTTGCGAAGCTGGCGGGAAACGGTCCGGTGCTGGAGCTCGCCATCGGCACGGGACGTATCGCGGTCCCGCTCGTCGAACGCGGCATCGAGGTCCACGGGATCGATTCCTCGGACGAGATGACGGAGAAGCTGCGGGAAAAGGAGGGCGGCGCCGGTATTCCCGTCACGAAAGCGGACATCTCCGCTTTCAAGGTGGAGCAGTCCTACTCGCTCGCCTTTCTGGTGCTGAACACCGTGTACGCCCTGCAGACGCAGGAGGCGCAGCTGTCCTGCTTCGCCAGCGCGGCCGCCGCCCTCGAACCGGGCGGACACTTCGTGGTCGAGGCGTTCATGCCGGACCCCACCCGCTTCCGGCGCAACTCGTGGACCCAGGTCCACGACATCGGCCTGGACCACGTGCTGATCGAGGCGGACAAGCACGACCCCTCGACCCAGCAGATCCTGGAGCAGCACATCCACCTGAACCAGGGCAAGGTCGAGTTGTTCCCGGCCTTCCTGCGCTACGTCTGGCCCTCGGAGATGGACCTGATGGCGCGGCTGGCCGGGATGAGCCTGGTCGAGCGCTTCGGCGGCTGGCTCGGCGAGCCGTTCAACGCCCGCTCCGGCAACCAGGTGTCGGTCTACCGGCGCGACGCGGTCTGA
- a CDS encoding transketolase, translating to MDATREAVPPGAPGRPPAELALGARRQILRFARDQQVHLGSSLSVVDLLVAVLRESGGLAADRADPDRPRLVLSKGHAVWALYAVLAEHGLLDPERPGPWAGHPTDGLPGVDAATGALGHGLSIGAGLAEAARLRGSDRRTYVVLGDGELNEGSVWEAVMFAAHRRLDRLVALVDVNGMQQEGATADLLDLRPLDEKWRAFGWRVLPVDGHDHPALRAALSEAAEPTGRPTVLLAHTVKGKGVPFMEHSAHWHTGTLDQAQFAAALAALGTDGTGNDD from the coding sequence ATGGACGCCACACGAGAAGCGGTGCCGCCCGGGGCGCCGGGACGGCCGCCCGCCGAACTCGCGCTCGGAGCACGACGGCAGATCCTGCGCTTCGCCCGGGACCAGCAGGTCCACCTGGGCTCATCGCTTTCCGTGGTCGACCTGCTCGTCGCCGTCCTGCGGGAGTCGGGAGGGCTCGCCGCCGACCGGGCGGACCCGGACCGTCCGCGCCTGGTCCTCAGCAAGGGGCACGCGGTCTGGGCCCTGTACGCGGTCCTGGCCGAACACGGGCTGCTCGACCCGGAACGGCCCGGCCCCTGGGCCGGACACCCGACGGACGGCCTGCCCGGTGTCGACGCGGCCACCGGCGCGCTGGGCCACGGCCTGTCGATCGGGGCCGGACTGGCGGAGGCGGCCAGGCTCCGGGGAAGCGACCGCCGCACCTATGTGGTGCTGGGCGACGGCGAGTTGAACGAGGGCTCGGTGTGGGAGGCGGTGATGTTCGCCGCCCACCGGCGACTGGACCGGCTGGTCGCCCTGGTCGACGTCAACGGCATGCAGCAGGAGGGCGCCACCGCCGACCTGCTCGACCTGCGGCCGCTCGACGAGAAGTGGCGGGCCTTCGGCTGGCGGGTGCTGCCGGTCGACGGACACGACCACCCGGCCCTGCGGGCCGCCCTGTCGGAGGCCGCCGAACCGACCGGCAGGCCCACGGTGCTGCTCGCGCACACGGTGAAGGGGAAGGGGGTGCCGTTCATGGAGCACAGCGCGCACTGGCACACCGGGACGCTGGACCAGGCCCAGTTCGCGGCCGCGCTGGCCGCCCTCGGCACGGACGGGACCGGGAACGATGACTGA
- a CDS encoding transketolase family protein: protein MTEPLLRPERTRSMRPAVALALAELGDRLPELVVLTADGQALATAFAARHPERFIDVGIAESNLMGVAAGLARTGYRVVVCGMAPFLVRRAAEQLRIDICRPGLDVTVLGVGGGLGYGTLGATHHVPEDLGALSVMPGTRVYCPADAREADWAVRDAVLGAGPGYVRLGAREDRLVHPPDAVFSTDEPRTFGGPAEAVVVAAGGTVAEALDAAELVRERGPRVQVLGLATVSPFPRAALLRAVAGASTVVTVEEHYGLGGLASRVAAALAGRWRGSFHALAVDDRSAPVLDRAGLFRFYGIDSAAIARVLTESHTTSE, encoded by the coding sequence ATGACTGAGCCGCTGCTCCGGCCGGAGCGCACCCGGAGCATGCGGCCCGCGGTCGCCCTGGCGCTGGCGGAACTCGGCGACCGGCTCCCGGAACTGGTCGTGCTGACCGCCGACGGCCAGGCCCTGGCCACGGCCTTCGCCGCGCGGCACCCCGAGCGGTTCATCGACGTGGGCATCGCCGAGAGCAACCTGATGGGCGTGGCCGCCGGACTGGCCCGGACCGGCTACCGGGTCGTCGTCTGCGGGATGGCGCCGTTCCTGGTGCGCCGGGCGGCCGAGCAGCTGCGGATCGACATCTGCCGCCCCGGCCTGGACGTCACCGTCCTGGGCGTCGGCGGCGGCCTGGGCTACGGCACCCTGGGCGCCACGCACCACGTCCCGGAGGACCTGGGCGCGCTGTCCGTGATGCCCGGTACCCGGGTGTACTGCCCGGCGGACGCCCGGGAGGCCGACTGGGCGGTACGGGACGCGGTGCTCGGCGCCGGTCCCGGCTACGTCCGGCTCGGCGCGCGGGAGGACCGGCTGGTCCACCCGCCCGACGCGGTCTTCTCCACCGACGAGCCCCGTACCTTCGGCGGGCCGGCCGAGGCGGTGGTGGTCGCGGCCGGGGGCACCGTGGCCGAGGCCCTGGACGCCGCCGAGCTGGTCCGGGAGCGGGGCCCGCGGGTCCAGGTGCTCGGCCTGGCCACGGTCTCGCCCTTCCCCCGGGCGGCCCTGCTGCGCGCGGTCGCCGGGGCCTCGACCGTGGTCACGGTGGAGGAGCACTACGGCCTCGGGGGCCTGGCCAGCCGGGTCGCGGCCGCCCTGGCCGGACGCTGGCGGGGCTCCTTCCACGCGCTGGCCGTCGACGACCGGTCGGCCCCGGTGCTGGACCGGGCCGGGCTCTTCCGCTTCTACGGAATCGACTCAGCCGCGATCGCCCGCGTACTGACGGAATCGCACACGACTTCGGAGTGA
- a CDS encoding phosphotransferase family protein: MSTLLRDDCLARTSEALIDLHRRLDGATAAEISFRTWTPRSERKQRQRLFVETTVHGEARYVAKVPLDPDDAMVDREWSILTGLDGLDLPRPRPVGRLGRGFVMSYVPFSDFPAFMAASAPDEWPDLLCAGVELAARLHRQGPRPTGVTPRAVAATYLPDRLGLPQATLDWLDRADIAPTHGDLGPWNLRVDQHGRLALIDWEDYRPIGLPALDVLNLVITAALIAFPDYPERGFDWLYDQVFHERNPFRTAADRALNRYALLTGQDVEAVVGLTPVLCHWMIRRIADQGRPTGHLFFGPFTERFEAETPRWSGGGRG, from the coding sequence GTGAGCACCCTGCTCCGGGACGACTGCCTGGCGCGGACCAGCGAGGCACTGATCGACCTGCACCGCCGCCTCGACGGCGCCACCGCGGCCGAGATCAGCTTCCGCACCTGGACTCCGCGCAGCGAACGCAAGCAGCGCCAGCGGCTGTTCGTGGAGACCACCGTCCACGGCGAGGCCCGCTACGTGGCCAAGGTCCCGCTGGACCCGGACGACGCCATGGTCGACCGCGAGTGGTCGATCCTGACCGGACTCGACGGGCTCGACCTGCCGCGCCCGCGTCCGGTCGGCCGCCTCGGCCGCGGCTTCGTGATGAGCTACGTGCCGTTCAGCGACTTCCCGGCGTTCATGGCCGCCTCCGCCCCGGACGAGTGGCCCGACCTGCTGTGCGCGGGGGTGGAACTCGCCGCCCGGCTGCACCGGCAGGGACCCAGGCCGACCGGGGTCACCCCCCGGGCCGTGGCCGCGACCTACCTGCCGGACCGGCTCGGCCTGCCGCAGGCCACGCTGGACTGGCTGGACCGGGCCGACATCGCCCCCACGCACGGCGACCTCGGCCCCTGGAACCTGCGGGTGGACCAGCACGGCCGGCTCGCGCTGATCGACTGGGAGGACTACCGCCCGATCGGCCTGCCCGCGCTGGACGTCCTCAACCTGGTGATCACCGCGGCCCTGATCGCCTTCCCCGACTACCCGGAACGCGGCTTCGACTGGCTCTACGACCAGGTCTTCCACGAGCGGAACCCGTTCCGTACCGCCGCCGACCGGGCGCTGAACCGGTACGCGCTGCTCACCGGGCAGGACGTGGAGGCCGTCGTGGGGCTGACCCCGGTGCTGTGCCACTGGATGATCCGCCGCATCGCCGACCAGGGACGGCCGACCGGCCACCTGTTCTTCGGCCCGTTCACCGAGCGCTTCGAGGCCGAGACCCCGCGCTGGTCGGGCGGCGGCCGTGGCTGA